The following DNA comes from Phocoena sinus isolate mPhoSin1 chromosome 7, mPhoSin1.pri, whole genome shotgun sequence.
ATTTGGGTTCCATTGCCCATGCCCACATAGTAGGGCGGTGGGTACATGAGCTCCACCTTGCAGATGTAGAGCCCGGAGTCCGTGGCCCTCAGCCCTTGGATGGTGAGGTTCACTCTGTTCCCACTGGAGGTACCAGTGCAAATGGAATCCTCCAGGAAGGTCAGCTCATCTTCCACCATGTAGGTCGCGGCGCAGACTTCGTTCAGCTGGCCGCCTGCCTTCCGCAACACCGTCACCCGGACCTCGGCGGCTTTGCCTGACGACCCATATTCACAGACGAAGCTGGCAACACCCCGACTGCTGGCCAGCACCACTGCGGGCTGGGCCACGTGCACCCCTAAAGCAAGAAAACCAAAGGGAACTCAGTGAACTCATGCTCGCCCATGACAAGGTCCAGGCAAAACCCTCAGGCCGGGCAAAGTTGATCTTTGATGGCCCCCTCCAGTTTCACCTGTCAGCCTTTCTCTCCCCCCATCAACAAACCCATCACCCTCCCCTACCCCTTTCCttctccacccaccccagcaCCCCCTCCATCTCGCCACTGTCTTCTGGTTACTCTCCATGAAGGTGCTTCCTTATTGGAAAACAGTGCCTTGAAGGCAGTTGGTTGTGGCATGAAGAACACTGATGTGACAAAGAGAAGGGCTGGCTCTACTGTGAAATAGGTGATTTGGGGAAAGCCATGCCTCCCCCGTGGACTTCATTTTTCCCTCACATGCAAAAGAGGGGATTAGATCAGATGACATCAGAGTGCCTTCCCACTCTGGTATTCTAAGGTTATGATAGAGCTGTAGGACCCATAAGAGTAGTAGGGGAAAGTTTGGAGGCTGAGGTATAGAGTCTTGCTTTATCCCTCAAAGTATACCTTAATAACCTCTACCCGCATTGATCTGGCCCTGGACCTCAATCGCCCACGAGGAGCTGAGCCTTGGCCCATGGTGCCGGCCACCCCCTTCCCTGCATTATCGCTAGAGAATGAGGGATGCTGCTTGATGAAGGAAGCCACCGAGCCAAGGGCACCGGGTCATTTCCTCTGTAGGCTGAGGCAACCCTGCTGTTCACTTCTACGGGCTTCCCCTGCCACTGTCATCACCTCTTCCACCGCCCTCTCTCCTTCACTCGAACACCTTGtgttcctttgttcttttccctctggCTTCTACAGGAGAAGGGAGGCCAGCTCTCCATACAAAAGGGCTCACATCATCTAAAAAATAGTGGCTTCATGACAAATTACTTTCCTGTAACTAACTGGGCCCCTCTCTAGTCAATCAATCACACAAGTGACACTCAAAACTTGGATTGAACGATGACACTCATTCTGTTCAAACCCTTTCATGCCTTATATACCACTgattacaaaaacaaataactttcACTGTCTCCGTTATCTGATCCCAGCTTACCACTCCAATCTGAGCTTCCAGGACACCTCTTCCTGTGTGTAAATCACTTTATTCTGAAAACATTAGTCCTTTCCCCCAAGCACCTGTAGTAGGCAACCTGTGTCCTCAGAAGAGAGAACAATATGGCAGCAGCCATTAACCATTGCCATGGTTAATCCAGCAGCCCTGGTTGGCTAGACAGTAGTTTTCTTTCCCAACCCTCATTTCTGTCTATCAGAGATGCCCTCTGAGCATCCTTTGTACTATTATAACTCCACCGCAGTACTTAATCAAATTCAGCCCTGTATTAAAGGTTTTTTGTGCATTAATCATTATATCCTGCCCATTTGTTGTGTTGACTCTAAGATTAAAGAAGACCAAGTTTCCTGCCCTCCCCCGAGGCAAGCTCCCAATTATCACCACTAAATCTGGTTACACAATTTTCCAATATCCACCATGGGAGGATCCCAGTTACAGGTAGagataaattttcttaaaagtaaattTGATTATTTCCCTGATATTTAACTTTACATGttcaaaacatgtaaaataagaaaatgtgtatGAATATTTCTTatacagtaaaaattaataatcaaatatcttttgagcacctactttgtatAGACCACTTGGTTTTTCAACCGAGAAGCTCTAGAGGGAGAGAAGGTTGAAATTCACCTTCTGGTAAAACGGTCACCATTTCACACCATTGTAACAGACCAGGTATCAACCTCTAAAGAGCTTTATTTCATCTGAAAACTGGGGAATCTGCACCTAAGGTCCAGAGATAAGTCAGGCGGCAATTAAGTATCTTATGCCAAACAGACCTatggctctttctttctttcattcttttgttctttctttcttcctttctttttttcattttgtttgtttgtttgttttactacgtcaaattgctttctttttttaaaataattagctaACTATAGAGTTGATTAAGAGGACCTTAAAACCCTGCATTGAGTAAAGAATGCTGAAAGTTTAAACAAGCAGGCTAATCCGTTTAAGTGAATCAGAGGACCTTAAAACCTTGAATTGGGTAGGAAAGAAACTTCCCATAATTTGTCTAAATCAGTGCTCTTcaaaaagggaattttttttttacatctttattggagtataattgctttacaacggtgtgctagcttctgctttataacaaagtgaatcagttatacatatacatatgttcccatatctcttccctcttgcatctccctccctcccaccctccctatcccacccctctaggtggtaacaaagcaccgagctgatttccctgtgctatgcagctgcttcccactatctagctattttacatttggtagtgtatatatgtccatgccactctctcactttgtcccagcttacccttccccctccccatatcctcaagtccgttctctagtaggtctgtgtctttattcccatcttacccctaggttcttcatgacattttttttttcttaaattccatatatatgtgttagcatacagtatttgtctttctctttctgacttaagatgtggtacacatatacaatggaatattactcagccataaaaagaaatgaaattgagctatttgtaatgaggtggatggacctagatagagtctgtcatccagagtgaagtaagtcagaaaaagggaaatcttgaGCTAACCCTGATTCTAAGCCCAAATGGATTTAGGATGGTGGGTATCTTTGCTCTCTTAAATCACTTAACTTTGCAGTATTTTCTTCTCATCTTATAGAAGTGTCTGAAATTGCTCATGTCTCCCAGACCAACTCACACGTATTCATTAAGCTCCCACTCCATGCCCAGCAAACTGCTAAGAGCTGTGTCTCTGCTGATTTGCTGCTGTCAGCTGTCCCCTGCCTGCCTTGGAATACAGAGCTGCCCATGCCAGGAGATTGGAGTCTCACCTTTAGCTTCTGGATTTGCTATAAATCACTGCCCTTGACTGCTAAAAGGAATGAAACCCAGGTGGGAGAAacacctcctccacctccatgCTCCAATAGCCTCACTCACCTTTAGAGAAAACGGggatgaagagaagagaaaacagggcAGTACAGGGCCAGGTCCTAGAAGCCAGGTCCAGCCGAGCCCCATGACTCTGGAAGCCAAAGCAAGCCATGGCTTTATGGGAGCAGTGTTCAGGTCTTCAGGAAGCAGAGCGAAAACTTTCAGGATCCTGAAGCTTTGAAATGTGTTTGAACCCACACAGAATCAAGGACTTTATATAGCAGGCTTTGATCCCAGGTATGTACTACACATGTGCGCACACAGAAGGCACCTGAATTTCTagcctttttgttttggttttacgAGAAAGGAAGCCGTGGGTTTAGCTGTTACGTCGAAAAGATAACCTCAAATACTCAAAGTAAAACTGAACAAAACAAGCCAATCCATGGATGGAAAATGCACTCAATTTGAAACTGAAGCTTCTTGTTCATTTTGAGGATAAGTGGAGACTTGGAGAATTTCCTGGAGTGCAGGAGTCCCCATAAGTCCCAGTTTTATTTAATTGTCTAGGAATATTTTACGACCCAATTTATTTCATTGATACGCCCCCCTGCCTACCCCACAAAACTGCTAAGTTGCTGGCTCTCTGAGCCCTTGTGCTAAAGACAGAATTAGTCTGGGCATCATTAATAAAGGCTTTGCATTCCACCTGTGAGGCACCATCTTTGGCATGCTTTGCAAATCAGAGTTTATTTCTCCTGGCTCCATTTAAGATTTTCGTTAGGAGAAAATACCAAAATCACAAGAACTAAATTGATCTGCCTCtggttttgcagatgaggaaagaatTCTGGTGCTCTTGAAAGCCTTAACTcaacaaagacaaaacagaattgaagaagaaaaagtcaatgaaaaagaCCCAAGAAATTCAAACCTTCCATCAGAGGATAGACTCTTTTTTCCTAATGGGAAGTTTTCAAGCAGAAAACCCAAGGACTGAGGTGAAATATGACTGAAGTTCTTAAATTTATGAAAGTCGCAGACAGAGCAAATGTTCATCCTCTAAGAAAATACTAAGCACCAGAGACTACCCCACTCTTAAAACTGAGGACTTTTCTTATATTTCAATGATGAAAGacacatttattgagagcctatgATATGccagaaattgtgtgtgtgtaggacTGAATGAcgacaaaacaaaaatgtagtcAATGCCTCAAAGGACTTCCAGAAGACCTACACACGAGCAGACAGTATGGTGTTTGCTTCCTGCAGCCCTTCATGGTTTCCCTCGCCCAGACTCCTCAGCACAGCAAAGGAGGCTGTGTAGAGTACGGGCCTGATGCCTCTCTTCTTAGACTATCTTCCAGCATCCCCTCACATGCCCCCTTCCTCTGCTCGTCATCTCTCCAACACACCTCTTTCAGGTTTCATCAGCTTAACCAACACTGTTCCTACTGCCTTCTCCCTCCCATTATCTTGTTTTATCCTCCAGCTGTTAGCTAAGGTGCCACCTCTTTCCTGACCTGCCTCTTTCCCATACTCCTCAAACTCCTTATGTAAGCCTTCAAACCCCACCTGAAATGCCAGCAGGCAGTAACAACTTAAAGGACGCTTACTAAGGGCCACATCCAGATACAAAAGTGAAAAATGTATGTTCCTAATCTTGAGAGGAAGTCACAGCAGCCACAAGGCAGACATTTAAACCCACGATCATGAAATTGTGGATAAATGCTGAAGGTGAAGTATTGCTGAAGCCATAAAGGGGCAGAAGCCGTTGGTTCGGCCTGTGGAAGTCAGAAAGCGCTTCTCAGAGAAGTAAATGCTGAACTTGTCGTTAAGGACAAGGGGCAAGAGGCGGGTATTCAGACCAGAAAAACAGCGTGTGCCAGACTAGAAAGGGCGTAAAGCATTCATTACAGCCAGAGAACAAGCCTGGTATGGGGCTCACCAGTACGTGGAAGACTAGGTTCTTAGTCTTCAGTGCACCATGAGGAGCAAATAGGCATGATTAAGGGCACATTTTAGGGAGATTCCCCGGCACAGGAGAAGGGGTGGTGAGGATGAGTTCAAggaggaagaagatataaaaccAGGAAAACCAGGAAGGAGACTATTGCAATACCACGGGCAACCAGGTTTTCTGTTAAGGGTTAGGCCGTAAATATATTGGGCTTTGCAGGCCAGACAGAGTGGTCTCTGTTGCCACTACTCAACGCTGCTGTGGTAAGGTGGAAGCAATCCCAAAAAATATGTAAGTGAATGGGCATGACGGTGTTCCAATAACACCTTATTTTtaatgtcaatcatacctcaataaaaaaaaaattatttacaaaaacaggtggaggctggatttggcctcccggccatagtttgccaactccaGGTCTAAACTAAGGCAATGACAGCAGTGGTGACAAGGTCCCTAAGGGGGCTAATCCTCAAGCAGTGAGTGGATGGAGGAGTTTAGGGTGACACCAGATTTATGGCTTGGTGCTGCCAGGAATTGTTCAAATGTTTGTCAAGTTTTATCTGATTTAAGTCTCCAAACCATCCTACAAGGCAGGGATTATTGGCTTTCCCaatttatagaggagaaaaccgAAGCACTGAGAGTTAAGGAGGCTTATCCAATCCCCCATCGTTGGTaggagagccaggatttgaagccaaTGATGCCGTTAATTACTATACTAAAGCAAAGGCTTTGAAGCCAAAGGgaactggatttgaatcctagcaTGAAGACTTGCTAGCTGTTTATCTGGGGCTAAGGGCCCAATGGCCTTCAGAAAATAGCTGCAATTCTATTGCAAGGATTtcatgagataatgcatgtaacgTATATAAAAGACCTATTACTCAGTAACTAGGAGTCCTTTTTATTACAGAgtcactgagaaaacagaagtgtAATTTACTGgaatagaaaatagaagaagagCAGATCAGGAAGTGAAGATGATGAGTTCCATTCCAGCATGTTGATTTTAAGGTATCCACAGATGGTAACGTGGAGACCCTCAAAAGTAATTGCTAGTGTGGATCTGGAGTACGGGAGATAGAGCCAAGCTAAAGATATTAGCTTAGGCAACCATGAAGCCACAGGTAAAAATCTCACAGTGCCAAGGTACATGATGAGCAcactataaacattttaatagataaatgaatgaaaacagttCAACATAAAAAGAGATGAGGGTCGTAGTAGAAACTTTTAAAGAGCTCTTACCAGCTCCCCTAATTATACTTTTATGAAACTGTTTCTGCCAAACAGTTGTAAAAACCACTGGGTGAAAGAATGTTGGTGAAAAagatatattcacatatatcCTCCCATAGATGACTTGATAATTacaaaggggagaaaataatgGATAAATCTAGCATATACTGccataaccaagtgatcaaactGAAGATCACctatgatgggcattctgacatCAAGTCCAGATGCAATACACTGAGAAGAACACAGCTCTGTAGTATTATTGCCAAAATTGCTTAAACTGAAtccaattatgaaaaaaaaaacaactagaaaaatccATAGTGGGAACATTCTGCAAAACAACTGGCCTTCAAAACTGGCTTTAATAtcatgaaagattaaaaaataaaaaacctgaaaAACTGTTGTAGATTAAAGGCGATTAAGGAGGCATGACAACAAAATCCAATGTGTAATCCttgattgaaaaaaatcaactataaAGCGTATTGTTGAGATACTTGGGTAAATTTGAATACAGACTCTATTTGATAATAGCAttgcattaattttaaatttgctgAGTGTTATCATCTTATTGGGGTTATGTAGGGAAATGTCTTTGTTTGGGGGTGatatttgcataaatatttagggataaagtCTCAGGATGTTGGCAAAtaactctcaaatggttcagcaaaaatatgtgtatatgtttgtgccagcagagagaaagaataataataagagaACAACAgtgacaaaatgttaacaactggagAATCTAGGTGAAGGTTATATCACTGTGTGCATAATACTTTTCTTATAAATTCTTTGTGAGACTGAAAATTTTCAAAGTCAAAAGTTGAAAGTAGAAATTATAAGGCCACTATTAATATGGTAGGCAATATAGCACAGATAAGCAAACTGAAATTTAGAGAGAGGaggtgacttgttcaaggttatTCTCCAACCCCTTCCCTCACAGCCGTTCTCCACGTGGGAGACAGACCCCCACAGAGGATTGGGTTCTCAGGCAGGTTAGCTTCCTGGAGGGATCAGCTGATTTGAGGCACCAGCAGAAGATCAGAGAGCATGAGGATGGATGTTGGGGTATTTCTTCCCGGCTCTTTCCCAGATTCAGACCCTGTCTCTGGTAGTGACAGTAGCTCCGTACAACTGTGGTTCCTGTCGGGTACCCCCACTTCTATGATGCTAATTCTCACTATTTCTTCCCCTGCTTTTTTCAGTCCTGTAAGTGGTATCAGCTTCCACTGTTTCTAGAGTGTGAGTGCATTAATATCGTCTGCCCCGCCCTCCTTAAGACCtctaaaatacagttgacccctgaacgaTAGGGGTTTGAACTGAATGGTCcatttatatgcagattttttcaaTCATAAACACTACAGTACCACACCATgctcagttggttgaatccacagaagccgaaccacagatatggaggaaccATGGATACCAAATGTTGACTCTaaattatttgtagattttcccAAACTCCTgcattgtttaagggtcaactgcaGTCCTTTCGCTGAGTCTCTTATTTGAACCACCTGTTTCCTGTAGAGTCTCTGATTGACCCAGTCCCTCAGCTAGTATGTGGTGAAAACTGGATTTAAATCCTGATCTCATCCCGCCCAGTACTTCTTTTCCCCTATTATGTCATGTACAGTAATAATATGTCTTGTCATACCGGTTTGTAGTTATTACAGTTGTGGGCAATTCTGTCTCCCTTATTTCAGATTCTATTGAATATTCCATCTTGCACCCTCACGCCACACCTAGCAACTAACTAGGACCTCCTTTGTACATAACAAATGGTGGAGGATTTCTGCATTTCAATTTTGTTCTCAACACTTTTTCTGTCCCTTGCATCTCATTTCCAGCTCTGGGAGAAGTACGAATAAGTAAGGATTCCATCAGAGGACTGACAGACACCAAGAAGCCCAGCACAGTGCTTAAGAGCATggctggagtcagacagacttgaGTGCAAATCCTGACTCCGCTGCTTACTAGATGTATCCTGGGTGAGGTTTTCGAACTTCTCTGATCCCCAGctatctcatctataaaatatggcTAGTTATATAACCATCTTATAGGGTTATTGTAATGATGGTTACTGGCATTcaactatgccaataaattgtTGAAAACTGGACCTAGAATACAGTACGTGCCCGGTAAACGTTAACTCATctattaaatacagagaaaactaTGGATTTCAAATTTTAGCTGTTATATAAAGCCTTCTTTCATTATCAGTGCTAGTGAATGGATGGTATATTAGACTAACTTTCTTTTCTGCTGCTGTCATTGTCTCTATCAGTATGTGGAACCAAATAGCTTATTATTTGCTACCTGATTGAGTCTGAAAACTCACAACGCTAGACATAATCTAAGATTTCTCCATTGTGAGATCTCAATTATTCAGTGGTTGAATATTTAAATGTCTAAGCGTACCGCATCCTTGGATGTTTTCATTTCAGGGTAGGAAGGGGAAAATCAATTTTGTTATTTACTTTTACCACTccaattagaaaagaaaggttggtggtaaaggaaatgaaaataattggcTAAAATTAGGGTCCGGGGATTCACTGTGATTTCATTTCCTCACTATCTTCCTATATCCTACTAGTTTGACTAAACCCCAGACTGCTTTTGTAGTACTCTTAGTGGTTACTGGATTTGAAAGATCTCTCAAGATTTGCATAATTCACAATGATGCCTAGAGTGAAGTGCCTTCAGAATTCCAGAGGAGATATGGGTTGGGTAGGGTAACTGCGTTGTTTTACTTAATTGTAAAACTCCTCTGAATTTGTAAAGCTCGTCTTGAGCttaattgaacttttaaaattttttattttttctgaacctTCTCCTATTATCCTTTCCCCAACTGGTACACCACCAACCAccccccaaccaaaaaaaaaagaaaaacatcttttgTTGAAAGATTTGCACCTGGCATTGACTGTGGTACATACTGCAAAACATCCTTTGCTTGATGGTTTCAGACGTAACGGGTAGAATGAAAAGTCTATATTTGCATAGCGTGCAGTTTCAGGACATCCCGTTACGTTGAGCCTATAATCATGCCTAATTAAGGTTATATACTCTGTGTTTTTATGGTAATTAGCTCATCACAGTACATCTCCTTTCAAAATCGacttcaaaggaaaaagaaaatcatctacCAAAGTGATTGCTAAAGAAGGATCTAACAATCATCTCACTGCGAAAGAGagttaaagagaaaggaaatgatatgCAAAGTGACTGGAAAGAAATTTTAGCTTCATTACCATTAAAGGGTGAAAATATGGGCTGGGCAAGAACTTACTTAAATAAATGTGGTAGGTGAATTTTCAGTCCCTAGGAAACTGTAATCTACATCATAAAGTCAGGTAAAAATGGACGGTTCTGAGCTGTGGACTTTCTGCCAGTCCCTTAGTGGGGAAATAGAGTAGATTCCTGCTGGCTTTTTAGTCTACATTGTCCCCTCGCTGGGGGGAAAGTGAAAACTGTTGTCAGGGAAGCAAAGGTTTATTTGGTGGTCTGGATGACAAAATGAAATGCAGGGGCTGCTTCAGCTGAAGGTTAATACTCACCTGTCAGAGCTTTACTTACGCAGAGATgaagacaaatatttttgaatgaataaatgacaaagTCAACTGTGATTACAACCATCACAAAGTAATGTGAAGGGGGAATCTATGTTCTAATTACCCAAGCTCCCTACTTTGTTTGATTGAGTGCTTTTGAATATCTTACCTCCATTTATGGATAATGATCTCATATTTCTGGTTTCAGCCATTATCATCACTGATTATCTCTCAATCTTCTTAGCTTCTCACACCTAAAAAGTACAATTAAAGTTAACTGTGTTTTATCCTTAATCCTTCACCCCTGTTGCAACACAGCCAGCCATGAATATTTTAGGTAAGTGACTTTATCAAAAACCAAGAATAGAAGTtttcaaaatatcaatagatgATACT
Coding sequences within:
- the CTLA4 gene encoding cytotoxic T-lymphocyte protein 4 isoform X2, which produces MACFGFQSHGARLDLASRTWPCTALFSLLFIPVFSKGVHVAQPAVVLASSRGVASFVCEYGSSGKAAEVRVTVLRKAGGQLNEVCAATYMVEDELTFLEDSICTGTSSGNRVNLTIQGLRATDSGLYICKVELMYPPPYYVGMGNGTQIYVIAKEKKPSYYRGLCENAPHRARM
- the CTLA4 gene encoding cytotoxic T-lymphocyte protein 4 isoform X1, which codes for MACFGFQSHGARLDLASRTWPCTALFSLLFIPVFSKGVHVAQPAVVLASSRGVASFVCEYGSSGKAAEVRVTVLRKAGGQLNEVCAATYMVEDELTFLEDSICTGTSSGNRVNLTIQGLRATDSGLYICKVELMYPPPYYVGMGNGTQIYVIDPEPCPDSDFLLWILVAVSSGLFFYSFLITAVSLSKMLKKRSPLTTGVYVKMPPTEPECEKQFQPYFIPIN